CTATGTATTGTtcacaaatatataaatgtattaaaggtaaaaaaaaaaaatgaaggtggCTTGTACAACATGGCTTAGAATTCATCGTTTTAAAGGAAGACCCATCAGAAGAAACTCACTGTTGTATTTACCACTGGGGTGCTACTGGATACATTATTTACTACACAATAAAGCCTTCTCTTTATGAGAATCCATGCATACGTTAGAGGAAGAAAAGGCTGAAAATTGATGCTCTAGTTTCCATGTCAagaattctggaaaagaaaaagcaaattaaactaaaagaaagtagaaagtaaggaaataaagatatgatccaaaatcaataaaacagaaaaaaggtaAACGATAGAGAACAATCATGAAAGCCCAAATATGGttctttgaaataaagaaaaagagaggaaacaccacttaccaatatcaagaatgaaaaagtGAACAGCACCATAAGACgatagagacattaaaaaaataagataaccactgcaccactgggtcaaCCCCAAGAtaaagttcgcacgttccactttgatGGGCCGGGGGTTcacctgggtgcggacctatgcaacacatatcaacccatgctgtggcaggtgtcccacatataaagcagaggaagatgggcatggatgttagctcaaggccagtcttcctcagcaaaaaagaggaggactggtagcagatatttgctcagggctaatctcaaaaaaaataataataataatcccttTTACcaacaaatgaaaacacagatgATTTTCATAGATGAAAAATACATTCTCAAAAAccaacagaagaagaaataaacatataaatctAAATGCACcaatacctatttttaaaattaaatctgttATTAAAATCTTTCTCACAAACAAAACTCTAGGTCCAAAAGGTTTCACTGGcgaattctttaaacatttaagaaagaagtaACATCAGTTGTATATAAActttttcaaagggaaaaaaaaaaaaggggaaacttTCTCAACTCATTTATAAAGCCAGCATAACCTTAATACCAAAACATGACAagaacaccaaaaaaaaagagagtgaaaaattACCGAGTAGTCTTGACTATAAATgcagaaaacctaaataaactATTAGGAAATCAAGTCTAAcatttaaaaggataatacatcacaACCGAGTGAATTTACTGCAGGAATGGAAAGGTAGTTTAATACTTGAAAATCAAGAAATGCAATCTACCacactaagagaaaaaaataataataacttgatcatttcaatagatgtagagaaagcatttggtaAAAATTAACACTCACTCACAACAAAAATTcagcaaatgaaataaaagggaacttccttaatctgatgaAAGATATCTACAACCCCGACCCCCAACAAATACAGAAATTTTAGCGATGAACTATTAACACTTCCCTGAAATTCTATCACCTTTTCACTTCAGCAGCATGTTGGGGGTCCTAACCAGTCAAtaaaggggagggtgggggatggaggCTTTGAAAATGGTATCATTGTATAGTATATGCAGAAATTCCAAAAATAGTCACAGGTAGATTATTAGAACTAGTAAGTGAATTTACCAAGATCACAGGAAAAACaagtcaaaacacaaaaatcagggGCCGgacccatggcacagtggttaagtccggcGTGCTATATTTCAGCAGTCCAGGTTCACAGATTCgaatctcaggcacagacctataccactcgtgagccacgctgtggcagtgacccacatacaaaatagagaaagactggcacagatgttagctcaggggtaatcttcctcaaaacaagaacaaagagaaagattggcaacagatgttacctcagagtgAACCTTCcttatgaaaaaaacaaacaaaaatcaaatatatttgtatatataaaaaaacagaaaataaaatcttaaaagtggTACCATTTATAGCAACAAAATCAAATAcctaaaaagaaagcaaaaatgtataaaatgttatagaaaagtacaaaacataAGCAAGAAACATTTctaaagactcaaataaatgaagaaacatacCTTATTCATAAACTAGAAGATTCTATAGTAAGTAcatcagttctccccaaattaatctataaagtcaatgcaatcccattcAAAACCCCTGCAGGTTCTTTGCAGAAACTGACAAGTTCATTCTAATATTTAAACAGATTACAAATGGCAAGCTAGGGCAATCTtggaagagaacaaagctgggaGAATTACACTACCAGATGTCAGTACTTATgttaaagctacagtaattaaaacagcgtAACACTCACACAAGGATAAACAAAGGGACAAATGAACTGAAAAAGAGTCAAGAAATACAGAGATAGAGTCACTGATTTAGGACAAAGATAACCCTGCAGTAGAGTGGGGTGAAGAGGActtttccaaaaaggaaaaaaactaatcTTGACCTCTACttcacaccatgcacaaaaataatttCCAGGTAGCttgtagatctaaatgtgaaaagttaaaaaactaagcttttaaaagaaaacactggaAGATACCTTCATGACCTTAGGGTAGACAAAAATTTCAAACAGTTCAAAAAAATGCTAACAATCAAGAAAAAAGCAGtaaattggactacattaaaattaacttCTATTTGTCAAAAGATactattaagaaatttaaaaagcaacccacatatataaaatatatacacatgtgcatatgtgtatgtgtgtatgtatatacataaaaaacttatatccaaaatacatgaaggatttttacaaaccaataagaaaaaatacatacagcCCAATAATAGGCACTTTACAAAAGAGGATATCccaatggcaaataaacatatgtgAAGGTGTCTAACAAGTGGTTATCACAAAGCACAAGACAAAACTCTCAATGCAAACTATGACACTCCcaccagaaaagcaaaaatgcaaaatacagACAACACCAAGAGTTGACTAGAAAGTGGCTTGTCTGGAATGCTCGCTTATGGccagtgggagtgtaaactggtacaaccactttggaaaactgaagGCATCTAAAGCTATATATATAAGCACACCCTATAATCCAAGGATTCCTCTCCTACGTGTTTTACCAAGAGAAATGCATAAATGTTCACCAAAAAACATGTAGCAAAATTTTCACAGCAGTAGCAGagccaaacactggaaacaacGTAAATGCCATCAACAGCAGGATAAAGTAAGCTGCAATATATTCACACAAAGATATATCACATaacaagaagaatgaagaaactACAACTTACAAATACACAACAGTGATTCAAAGAAGCCAAACATTAATACAgcacatttataattttacttatatggtgttcaagaataggcaaaactaatctacaccaatagaaatcagaacagtggtcAGGCCTCTGGGTTGGGGGTGAGAGAATGAttgaaaagcagaggaaaaatttGGGGGTGGTGGAAACACTCCATATCATAACCTGGATGATTGTGAACCAAGtgtacatattttcaaaattcccCGTGCTGTATGCaaaagatttgtgcattttattgtatttaaattatacctcaacaaaacaGTGTTAgtatttaaacaaaagaaacagcCTGAATTCTAGACAAGTGCTATGCAAAGTGGTCCATGCACAAACTGTTAGGGTCCCCAACATGATAAGGGGCTCACACCACAATGTATATCAGCACCCTGCTTTCCTCAAAGAGAAAGTCCTGCTATGAAAACGTCAGCTGAACTAAATCGGGCTGAAGTGAACTGTGACAGCAGTGACACTGCTGACTGACATGCTAGGGAAACCTCCTTATCTTGACCCCGACTGGAATGAGCACTGTTGTAAAGGCCACAGTGGGTGAGACAGAGGACGTGGGGTCAGGAAATGCCCCTGGTGAGAGGCAATGGAGGAACCATGAGAAATGAGAATACCCTAAAGTTCTTTCTGGGCTAAGTTAGATACTAATTTAAACtactttagagaaaaaaaaaaaaaaggagaaagaagaaacagaaaaagcaaggcaatttaaataaaaatagtaagatGGCAGAGTAAAGTCCAAGTATATTAATAAATGCCAACATAGAGGACTATAGTCaccagttaaaagaaaaagacagatcgtatttaaaaaaataaaaacctatttgCTATCAAAAAGGCTGacagtaaaaggatggaaaatatgttaataaaacTGATAGGGGGCTggacctgtggccgagtggttaagttcatgcactccgcttcacagcccagggttctgctggttcggatcctgggcgtggacatggcaccacttgtcaggccatgctgaggcggcaccccacatgccacaactagaaggacctgcaactagaagataccactatgtactggagggatttggggagaagacgataaaaaaaaaaaaaagaagattggcaacagacgttagctcaggtgccgatctataaaaaaaaaacaaactgataAATATACTAATATCTGAAAAAAGGGGCTTAAGACAAAAAATGTAACCGGGGATAGGaccattaaataataactaaaaatcCAATTCACCAAGAAAACAATTCTAAACAGGTACACACCTaataaaacaaacttaaaatataaaaagcaaaaaatgatagaatttcAAAGCAAAAATGGTAAATTCATTATCACATCTTCTACTCTTTTCAACTTTTGCCATCAATTCTCCATCCTTTCTCAGACTGTCTCCCtcttagctcaggtgacaatcacACAGAGACATCACCTTATTCCAAAGCAcagaatgaatatttttgttgCCTCCCATCCTATACACACAAGCCTAATCCAGGTGCATAGCCAACTCTCTTAGAGACTATTTTGTCATTAAGTCACAGGAACAGTGAACTGAAGATGGTGAACCTCCGAGAAATGTCAGGTTCTAAGTGGCTTACTGCTGccatctgccggacacagtgTTCATTTACACTTCAATTAGATTTGCTTAAAAGTCCCAGTAAGAGAGCACATAAGGCCCTGAACAGTACTCTTTCCTGAACTTCCTTTCTCTAATGAGACAGACACACTCTCTCTAAATTAAATGTGTGTCCTGTCTTTGTCCATGCAACTTAACAAGCCTCTGGtagtgatatttattttttccaagtcaTAGGTTTATATGAGTGTAAAAAACTACATTGCCTGAAATTCACCTAGAATTAATATATCCACAAAGACTACCAATTTTCCCATACCACTAGTggaaaatcatattttatatactaaGTCATTACAATGAGTCACTTTAAACACACCAACTACACTTTACTCATACAGCATACTGTCCACATGACCTGCAGTGTTTCTTACAACAGGCAAGTACAAATACGAGGTAGGTCTTCTGGTGCCCATTCACAGCCGGCTCCCTCACAGGAACATCACTCTTCCTGCCCCCTTAGGACATAAGATTAGTCCAGGCCAAGAGGCTGTGAATGAAACTGCAATGTGCCACCTGCAGGTCAACTCCAGTAAGTGCACGTGTGAGACCCCGCAGCACGCCCTTCCTCTACCACGGCGACAAAACAGGCCTCAAAGGGAGACCCGGAAGCTCTAAGATCAGAGCAGCTTAGAACACTGAAGACAGCTGCCTAGAGAACTGCCCAGACCTGCAAAAGACTTTGTAGGAGtaaaaagtaaacttttattGCATTGAGCCACTGCGAGCAGGAACATGAGTCATCTCAGCACAGcacagcccagggtttttctACAGCGGTACCAACATCCTGGCCTGGACACTTCTTTGTTGTGAGTGCCATCCTGTGCATTGTCGGATGTTAAGCAGCATTCCAGGTGTCTACTCACTAGTGGCCAGGAGCACCCCTGAATTTGACAATCAAAAATGCTTCCAGACAttgccctcctcctccactttgagaaccattttGAGCTTAAGCTGAACAACACAGTATGTCTACAGGTATATATGTACGTATTATGAATACGTGTACATGAGAGCATATTTAACTCGTGTCATATGACACAAATATATACTTTATTATGTATTAAGATCAGATGTTTACAGACCCTTAACAGAGAGAAATTCTCATTTCTCAAACTAGGAGAGTTAAttccaaaacttaaaaaaaaaatccagtcacTGTCACAAGTCTCTATAGTAAGGTAAACAAACTGTTCCAAAAGGGTATATAAATTCATACATACTATGCTGTTCATTTCAGAGGACTCATAGCTGCCAACCGGATGGACGTTTCCAATGGGCTCCAAGCCCTCTTCGTCCCACATGTACGTCCCATCAGAGCTATCCGAGGGAGAGAGTTCAAACGAAGAACCAGCTCTGTAATCTGCATCTGGTGAAATCAAGTTATCCCCAGAAGGATGTTTTGTACATTCACTCCTGtcttcaattgatttttttaaaagagaggaaaaaaagttattaatccacaaaaatacaattatttctcATGTTCTAAAAATATAAGCTCTAATATATATTATAGCAAGAGTCGGCAAAAAAAGCATTCATAACTATAGTATTTTCTAAAtcctaaacaataaaaaaagaaaatcaagaggcaaaatcttaaaaataacctACTGAAATGTTTCCCAATGAACACAAAGAAAATTCACTCAGCCACCTTTCACTGTGCAACATTTCTAGACATGTAAATAATCCCtcatattcttttaatatttcctaaAGACAGTGACTTTTAAGAAATGGCCGGGAAACTCCTTATTCCATGTACGTCATTTAACCTTGAAGTTGTCTCCTTTATAAGGAAAGACTTGCCCCAGCAGTCGCTCCTCACTAGACGACCCTCCGAGAGTGAGGGTTTATGCACACCCCTAGGCACAGCCTAGTCTCTTGACCAGACCACATGCCTGTACCCAACgccttcagtctttttttttcaggctATCTGGGCAGACAGATACATTTTCTCCAGCATTTAGTGCCAGGATAACCAAGTAGAAGAGGAAATGTTTAACAGGTGCTATTTCAATTTCctcaactggaaaaaaaaataagaaagctcCTCTGAAAGTACAAATATAAAGTTTGCTAAATAAGAAATCTAATCCTCctgtaaaaaaaatgaaaatttcctagAATAAAAAAATTCAGGTGGCATAgggattaagttcacacgctccacttcggtggcatggggtttgcaggttcagatcccaggcacagacctatacactgcttgtcaagccatgctgtggtggcatcccacatacaaaatagaggaagactagcatagatgttagctcaatgacaatcttccccagcaaaaaagaggaagattggcaacagatattagctcagggccaatcttcctcaccaaaaaaaataatcatcatcattaCATTGGACATAACCTATATTAGCTCCTTTATCCTTTGGTACACCTTCACGTTTAACAAATAGCAATGATCTACTACCCTAAGGGAAGAGGTGGTTTAAAACGGCATGCCAGTGGTTGGGGGAGGcggggaaaaaataattttgacgCAAGCAGAAATAGGCCTGTGTATGACAATCAAAGAACAAAGGTAAGATACCTTAGGGGAGGGTGTTTTTATTGATGATGTTTTAGATAAGAGTGAAAAACAGgacaggaacaaaagaaaaaaagggagaaaagacagcCCCACTCCAATTTTTCTAGATCCATCTCTCCATGAAATTGATAGTATCTTggaattaatgagaaaataatcCTAGATGTAAGTTCAGTTATATTATCtaagagaaagcaaacaaacTTAAGGATATTAATATTTACCAGAGACACTTAAATCTATCCACTCATCAGTTTTACTGaaggatttttcattttccttggggGAATCAAATACATCCTTCGATGGTACATTTTCatgcttttcttctttgagaGAAATTTCCTCCGGAGTTATTCTAGTTCTATTGGAGTCTTCTATATCTATAAAATCATCACTAAAGTCTTCACTTAAATCATTCTTATCAGAAGATGACAGAGAAGACAAGGAAATGTCATCCACATCATCACTCAGGAATCTAGTTTTAGCATCACGCTTCATGGTCTGGTCATTTTCTGTTCTATAACTATCATTTTCAATCAGCGCTTGGTCCTTAGCAGCAGCTCTGTCCTTGGCCAAAAGTGCAGCATCTTCCTCTACACATGTGTCAGCAGGTGAATTTTTATTACCATCAACGGTGATAGTCCCAGAAAACGGAGGTCGGCTAGATTTCAGTAGAGAGGGATGAACCACCCGATAACCCAAAGTGGAAGTTACCCCTGGGCCGTTTGGTAAAGCCACCTTCTTTCCCGCAGCTGCATAAGGCCTGTTAAACCCATAGCCTAAACGCTCATTCGCATTGAGTACTTCCGACTGCCGGGAATTTCTAGTTAGCATGCTCGCCCTCAGAGGCACCCTGATGGGTAGCTGTTGGTTCTGATAAGGCTTTGGGAGATCTGCAGCTCTGTTGAAGGAATGTGATCTGGTGAGAGATGACGGTGGGAGGAATGGATTCTGGATGGAATGTGAAAAGCTCTGTGACCTTACCATTTTCTCACACGTAAGAGACTTAGCATTGTCTGGGGACTGTGCTAAACTCTCCCCAGAACTGCTCCTGGTGGCACAGGAGTTTGCTCTCGGCCTTTGTATGCCACCAGCTGATCGGTTCCCATAAAACCCATTCAACTGCGATTTTGGCGCACTGACTGAAGAATAGGAAGTCCTTCCTAATAATTTGCCTTTGGTGAATTTACCCAAATTAGATGCTCCAGACAAAGTCTTTTGGTTTAACTCCTCTGTAGATGACACAAACATGGTGGATGGCTTTGCTAACTTCGATGTGAGTAAAGAAACACTTTTCAGACCTCCCTTTATCCCATTTTTATCAAACATTCCTTGGGTAGGTGCGTGTTTTTCAGGATCAATTACTTTATCGTGTGAACTCTGAGAATTGTCAGGCTCTTCAGCACTCTGTGCACTGAGTTGGTATTTACTGGCCATTCTCCAATTAAATGAATGGGATGATGGACAAGCAGAGCCATTATTTTTGATGTAACTTTTGACATTGCCATTCCTGGAAGTTCCCAATAAATTAACA
This is a stretch of genomic DNA from Equus caballus isolate H_3958 breed thoroughbred chromosome 1, TB-T2T, whole genome shotgun sequence. It encodes these proteins:
- the CCSER2 gene encoding serine-rich coiled-coil domain-containing protein 2 isoform X5 yields the protein MEEKTQIKTFLGSKLPKYGTKSVRSTLQPMPNGAPVNLLGTSRNGNVKSYIKNNGSACPSSHSFNWRMASKYQLSAQSAEEPDNSQSSHDKVIDPEKHAPTQGMFDKNGIKGGLKSVSLLTSKLAKPSTMFVSSTEELNQKTLSGASNLGKFTKGKLLGRTSYSSVSAPKSQLNGFYGNRSAGGIQRPRANSCATRSSSGESLAQSPDNAKSLTCEKMVRSQSFSHSIQNPFLPPSSLTRSHSFNRAADLPKPYQNQQLPIRVPLRASMLTRNSRQSEVLNANERLGYGFNRPYAAAGKKVALPNGPGVTSTLGYRVVHPSLLKSSRPPFSGTITVDGNKNSPADTCVEEDAALLAKDRAAAKDQALIENDSYRTENDQTMKRDAKTRFLSDDVDDISLSSLSSSDKNDLSEDFSDDFIDIEDSNRTRITPEEISLKEEKHENVPSKDVFDSPKENEKSFSKTDEWIDLSVSDRSECTKHPSGDNLISPDADYRAGSSFELSPSDSSDGTYMWDEEGLEPIGNVHPVGSYESSEMNSIDILNNLESCDLEDDDLMLDVDLPEDAPLENVECDNMNRFDRSDRNARPPQEGFWKRPTQRWSGQEHYHLSHPDHYHHHGKSDLSRGSPYRESPLGHFESYGGTPFFQAQKMFVDVPENTVILDEMTLRHMVQDCTSVKTQLLKLKRLLHQHDGSGSLHDVQLSLPSSPEPEDGDQIYKNEDLLNEIKQLKEEIKKKDEKIQLLEHQLATQCNCHQKSKEEKCTYADKYTQTPWRRIPGGYSAPSFSPWQGSFPGIPRTVPPHRRQSESVPLTPILLWLPVYASSTTAFQQPSQTLRPRPGKTSKATTYRGPQ
- the CCSER2 gene encoding serine-rich coiled-coil domain-containing protein 2 isoform X4, encoding MEEKTQIKTFLGSKLPKYGTKSVRSTLQPMPNGAPVNLLGTSRNGNVKSYIKNNGSACPSSHSFNWRMASKYQLSAQSAEEPDNSQSSHDKVIDPEKHAPTQGMFDKNGIKGGLKSVSLLTSKLAKPSTMFVSSTEELNQKTLSGASNLGKFTKGKLLGRTSYSSVSAPKSQLNGFYGNRSAGGIQRPRANSCATRSSSGESLAQSPDNAKSLTCEKMVRSQSFSHSIQNPFLPPSSLTRSHSFNRAADLPKPYQNQQLPIRVPLRASMLTRNSRQSEVLNANERLGYGFNRPYAAAGKKVALPNGPGVTSTLGYRVVHPSLLKSSRPPFSGTITVDGNKNSPADTCVEEDAALLAKDRAAAKDQALIENDSYRTENDQTMKRDAKTRFLSDDVDDISLSSLSSSDKNDLSEDFSDDFIDIEDSNRTRITPEEISLKEEKHENVPSKDVFDSPKENEKSFSKTDEWIDLSVSDRSECTKHPSGDNLISPDADYRAGSSFELSPSDSSDGTYMWDEEGLEPIGNVHPVGSYESSEMNSIDILNNLESCDLEDDDLMLDVDLPEDAPLENVECDNMNRFDRSDRNARPPQEGFWKRPTQRWSGQEHYHLSHPDHYHHHGKSDLSRGSPYRESPLGHFESYGGTPFFQAQKMFVDVPENTVILDEMTLRHMVQDCTSVKTQLLKLKRLLHQHDGSGSLHDVQLSLPSSPEPEDGDQIYKNEDLLNEIKQLKEEIKKKDEKIQLLEHQLATQCNCHQKSKEEKCTYADKYTQTPWRRIPGGYSAPSFSPWQGSFPGIPRTVPPHRRQSESVPLTPILLWLPVYGVEKLVHYFSDKACLKYYSLPAAFPDSQTTPREN
- the CCSER2 gene encoding serine-rich coiled-coil domain-containing protein 2 isoform X9: MEEKTQIKTFLGSKLPKYGTKSVRSTLQPMPNGAPVNLLGTSRNGNVKSYIKNNGSACPSSHSFNWRMASKYQLSAQSAEEPDNSQSSHDKVIDPEKHAPTQGMFDKNGIKGGLKSVSLLTSKLAKPSTMFVSSTEELNQKTLSGASNLGKFTKGKLLGRTSYSSVSAPKSQLNGFYGNRSAGGIQRPRANSCATRSSSGESLAQSPDNAKSLTCEKMVRSQSFSHSIQNPFLPPSSLTRSHSFNRAADLPKPYQNQQLPIRVPLRASMLTRNSRQSEVLNANERLGYGFNRPYAAAGKKVALPNGPGVTSTLGYRVVHPSLLKSSRPPFSGTITVDGNKNSPADTCVEEDAALLAKDRAAAKDQALIENDSYRTENDQTMKRDAKTRFLSDDVDDISLSSLSSSDKNDLSEDFSDDFIDIEDSNRTRITPEEISLKEEKHENVPSKDVFDSPKENEKSFSKTDEWIDLSVSDRSECTKHPSGDNLISPDADYRAGSSFELSPSDSSDGTYMWDEEGLEPIGNVHPVGSYESSEMNSIDILNNLESCDLEDDDLMLDVDLPEDAPLENDRNARPPQEGFWKRPTQRWSGQEHYHLSHPDHYHHHGKSDLSRGSPYRESPLGHFESYGGTPFFQAQKMFVDVPENTVILDEMTLRHMVQDCTSVKTQLLKLKRLLHQHDGSGSLHDVQLSLPSSPEPEDGDQIYKNEDLLNEIKQLKEEIKKKDEKIQLLEHQLATQCNCHQKSKEEKCTYADKYTQTPWRRIPGGYSAPSFSPWQGSFPGIPRTVPPHRRQTSSTTAFQQPSQTLRPRPGKTSKATTYRGPQ
- the CCSER2 gene encoding serine-rich coiled-coil domain-containing protein 2 isoform X8, whose product is MEEKTQIKTFLGSKLPKYGTKSVRSTLQPMPNGAPVNLLGTSRNGNVKSYIKNNGSACPSSHSFNWRMASKYQLSAQSAEEPDNSQSSHDKVIDPEKHAPTQGMFDKNGIKGGLKSVSLLTSKLAKPSTMFVSSTEELNQKTLSGASNLGKFTKGKLLGRTSYSSVSAPKSQLNGFYGNRSAGGIQRPRANSCATRSSSGESLAQSPDNAKSLTCEKMVRSQSFSHSIQNPFLPPSSLTRSHSFNRAADLPKPYQNQQLPIRVPLRASMLTRNSRQSEVLNANERLGYGFNRPYAAAGKKVALPNGPGVTSTLGYRVVHPSLLKSSRPPFSGTITVDGNKNSPADTCVEEDAALLAKDRAAAKDQALIENDSYRTENDQTMKRDAKTRFLSDDVDDISLSSLSSSDKNDLSEDFSDDFIDIEDSNRTRITPEEISLKEEKHENVPSKDVFDSPKENEKSFSKTDEWIDLSVSDRSECTKHPSGDNLISPDADYRAGSSFELSPSDSSDGTYMWDEEGLEPIGNVHPVGSYESSEMNSIDILNNLESCDLEDDDLMLDVDLPEDAPLENDRNARPPQEGFWKRPTQRWSGQEHYHLSHPDHYHHHGKSDLSRGSPYRESPLGHFESYGGTPFFQAQKMFVDVPENTVILDEMTLRHMVQDCTSVKTQLLKLKRLLHQHDGSGSLHDVQLSLPSSPEPEDGDQIYKNEDLLNEIKQLKEEIKKKDEKIQLLEHQLATQCNCHQKSKEEKCTYADKYTQTPWRRIPGGYSAPSFSPWQGSFPGIPRTVPPHRRQRVEKLVHYFSDKACLKYYSLPAAFPDSQTTPREN
- the CCSER2 gene encoding serine-rich coiled-coil domain-containing protein 2 isoform X6, whose protein sequence is MEEKTQIKTFLGSKLPKYGTKSVRSTLQPMPNGAPVNLLGTSRNGNVKSYIKNNGSACPSSHSFNWRMASKYQLSAQSAEEPDNSQSSHDKVIDPEKHAPTQGMFDKNGIKGGLKSVSLLTSKLAKPSTMFVSSTEELNQKTLSGASNLGKFTKGKLLGRTSYSSVSAPKSQLNGFYGNRSAGGIQRPRANSCATRSSSGESLAQSPDNAKSLTCEKMVRSQSFSHSIQNPFLPPSSLTRSHSFNRAADLPKPYQNQQLPIRVPLRASMLTRNSRQSEVLNANERLGYGFNRPYAAAGKKVALPNGPGVTSTLGYRVVHPSLLKSSRPPFSGTITVDGNKNSPADTCVEEDAALLAKDRAAAKDQALIENDSYRTENDQTMKRDAKTRFLSDDVDDISLSSLSSSDKNDLSEDFSDDFIDIEDSNRTRITPEEISLKEEKHENVPSKDVFDSPKENEKSFSKTDEWIDLSVSDRSECTKHPSGDNLISPDADYRAGSSFELSPSDSSDGTYMWDEEGLEPIGNVHPVGSYESSEMNSIDILNNLESCDLEDDDLMLDVDLPEDAPLENVECDNMNRFDRSDRNARPPQEGFWKRPTQRWSGQEHYHLSHPDHYHHHGKSDLSRGSPYRESPLGHFESYGGTPFFQAQKMFVDVPENTVILDEMTLRHMVQDCTSVKTQLLKLKRLLHQHDGSGSLHDVQLSLPSSPEPEDGDQIYKNEDLLNEIKQLKEEIKKKDEKIQLLEHQLATQCNCHQKSKEEKCTYADKYTQTPWRRIPGGYSAPSFSPWQGSFPGIPRTVPPHRRQRVEKLVHYFSDKACLKYYSLPAAFPDSQTTPREN
- the CCSER2 gene encoding serine-rich coiled-coil domain-containing protein 2 isoform X7, giving the protein MEEKTQIKTFLGSKLPKYGTKSVRSTLQPMPNGAPVNLLGTSRNGNVKSYIKNNGSACPSSHSFNWRMASKYQLSAQSAEEPDNSQSSHDKVIDPEKHAPTQGMFDKNGIKGGLKSVSLLTSKLAKPSTMFVSSTEELNQKTLSGASNLGKFTKGKLLGRTSYSSVSAPKSQLNGFYGNRSAGGIQRPRANSCATRSSSGESLAQSPDNAKSLTCEKMVRSQSFSHSIQNPFLPPSSLTRSHSFNRAADLPKPYQNQQLPIRVPLRASMLTRNSRQSEVLNANERLGYGFNRPYAAAGKKVALPNGPGVTSTLGYRVVHPSLLKSSRPPFSGTITVDGNKNSPADTCVEEDAALLAKDRAAAKDQALIENDSYRTENDQTMKRDAKTRFLSDDVDDISLSSLSSSDKNDLSEDFSDDFIDIEDSNRTRITPEEISLKEEKHENVPSKDVFDSPKENEKSFSKTDEWIDLSVSDRSECTKHPSGDNLISPDADYRAGSSFELSPSDSSDGTYMWDEEGLEPIGNVHPVGSYESSEMNSIDILNNLESCDLEDDDLMLDVDLPEDAPLENVECDNMNRFDRSDRNARPPQEGFWKRPTQRWSGQEHYHLSHPDHYHHHGKSDLSRGSPYRESPLGHFESYGGTPFFQAQKMFVDVPENTVILDEMTLRHMVQDCTSVKTQLLKLKRLLHQHDGSGSLHDVQLSLPSSPEPEDGDQIYKNEDLLNEIKQLKEEIKKKDEKIQLLEHQLATQCNCHQKSKEEKCTYADKYTQTPWRRIPGGYSAPSFSPWQGSFPGIPRTVPPHRRQTSSTTAFQQPSQTLRPRPGKTSKATTYRGPQ